The sequence ttgagccaaggtttcagattgtgatttctattccgttgactccattgttttgtttttttttttttgtgaaactctatacaatcaagattttgtgatcttctgtttgctagagatccacgatcaccgcaccaattgataacttgtggaaaatccttgatcggagcacttccctgtgaggcgccgttgggatcggccggggacactccgatgccaaagtcagtaatatttctgagaataaagtgtaagcacaaaagtagagaatcagtaagtgtacctttgatcctaggaagctatggtatttatataggtttttgtaaccttcagcattaatggggaagcaggtgaagagttgtttcattactcgtctttaattgctatcaattctccattaatcccagcatttagcattgaaaccctcagagttgaggtattcgaacagtcaagtttttattcccctttaatggatattaattgccatttaattgtatttattcccattcatggatggtaataaaggcgccttttggtattcttagatccgtcaaggcgtatgtacgctctccttgagagctatggcgggtctccactactcgctctcatcgggcgtatctcgttatggcgtatctcgccatggtccatgtggtgtggcataatgctagaaactccttcattttctccattatttgcatattcacccctgcattaatcctgcaataattgtcattaattccatattaatcattcataaatatctcttttagaaggaataatggtttgccattatttctattaattttccattattctttattcaagaataatttgggttgttatcaaacttaaacatgtcaaacgcttgacttttatttttcatcaaataaACAAAAGCAAAGTCAGAACAttcatcaataaaggttataaaataccgtttgtcatttctagtcaactttccatctaattcacatatatctgaatgaattaaatctagaggttcaaaatccctaacaacagatttatgaggtgtttttgtgatttttgcctgacTACAATATTCACATTTAAGAAACTCATTTaaattcaattttggaattaaaCCTAAGTTACTCATGTTCTTAATGATACGCTTATTAACATGAGAAAAATGagcatgccaaacattaaaagtacacaaggagtaaacagaagcattcactttattaatctcaacattcaacttaaacatgccttcagtagcataaccttttcctacaaacacattgttcttagtcaaagtaaggctctgttctttattactgaaaaaaactgaactgaactgaactgaactgaatgctactgaactgaactgaactgaactgaactgaactgaatgatactgaatactgaactgaactgaatttaactgaatgctactgaacttaactgaatgataccgaacttaaccgaatttaatcgaacgtaacaataatgatgatattagactttaaaataatttaatgataatattggacattaataagcttataataataataataataatatttctaccaaaaaaaaataatatcaataataaataaacatattattaaagattaaactaaattaaatatcaaataaaatctaggctcgataaaatcctatgacattaaataaaaatgagtctaatttaaattaaaaatataaattacatacaaacacaaatttatatataatttaaagcctatgaaattaaatataaatttttatatgaatacacactcttaactttttattacaattaagtattaaggtacaaaaatacctttaacgttttgggtccggggttattttactcctaacgtctaaatatgaattttcatatgaatgcaaaatcttgactcaatttatcaatgttaagggtaaaattgctattggctttaatattagggataaaattgcactatttgagatattaaggtagttgagccagttaattttttagagcattgtaatgtaaacgtattaatataatatttatttacttttcgcaaaatttgcaaataaattgcaccaaataattataataaatagtgataatatatataatgacaaagcataaattatatataaatataattataatgaaaatagataaattaatatataataaattataataattataataaattgctgaaattataaataaataatgataataataataaattatagggaaaagtacaaaaataaaccttgtggtttggcccattttcgaagtgtacccctgtggtttaaaagtttgcaagtcggtgtcttgaacttcattccgttagcaaagaggggtaaaattgactaacggtgttaaaagtcaaagggaaaatagttaatttggtccttatatttaataattttataaattaagcatccttattatctaactatcacaaacaaaccccaaaataaaaaataaaaattcaattataccatcttctctattactctttaatttttttctttctctctcatcttttttaatttttctctctctaaaatcaaatttctctctctacaatcAAAGTTCAATAATTTCTTCCCATTAAACAATCATAATAAATCAACTAACATTAAGAGTTCAATAATCTCTGGAATCACAGTTCAATAAGTTCAAATTGATATTGAAGATAAGTCCATGGTTAAATAAATCCCCAATCTTCCTATATATTCCAATTCATCCTTCATCCAACAGAAAATATCACCATGGCTTCCATTTCTTCTATTCCCTCTCTCACTTCCTCCGCCGCTAGTTTCTCCGGCTTAAAATTTCCCTCCGACGAACTCCATTATCTCCGCTCTCGTGTCAATTTCCGTCCAATCCGTGTCTCTGCCGGTTCCGCCAATAGCACCGCCGAGAGAACATCCTCCTCCTCCCGCATTGCATCGCCTGGATCGTTGTATGAAGTTTTAGGGATTGAGAATGGCGCCTCTTTTGGAGAGATCAAATCTGCATATCGGAAACTGGCGAGAGTTTTACATCCCGACGTCGCAGCTGAAGATCAAAAGGAGAACAGAGCTTACGAGTTCATGAAAATACAGGAAGCTTATGAAACTCTTTCCGATCCGGAGAAACGATCTGAGTATGATCGCTCACTGTTCCGGGAAGCACGGCCGATGAGTAGTTCTCCGTATATGAAATCAGCGAGTGTAGCCACAGTAGCGAGTTATGCAGCAGCTTCTGGATTTTTCCGATCTCCAAGGAGGGGATGGGAAACCGATCAGTGCTGGTAGAGAAAATTGGGGGAAATTAAACAATCTGGTTTTGATAGAATTGTAATTGATTAGTGTTGATCAATAGATTAGGATAGCTTAGATTAATTAATTCAGCGTGGTCTGATTTGTGAGTATTAATGCATTTTAGTCCAGCCAGAGTAGTGTTGTATGATGGAAGCAGACGCCATTTTATAGCCTGTTTGAATTACAAAATTAAGTCCTtcaattttagagagagaaacttgattttagaaagaaaaaaattaaaaaagatgagagagaaagaaaaaaattaaagagtaacggagaagatggtataattgaatttttattttttattttgaagtttgtttgtgatagttagataataaggatgcttaatttataaatttat comes from Euphorbia lathyris chromosome 8, ddEupLath1.1, whole genome shotgun sequence and encodes:
- the LOC136203586 gene encoding chaperone protein dnaJ 11, chloroplastic-like, encoding MASISSIPSLTSSAASFSGLKFPSDELHYLRSRVNFRPIRVSAGSANSTAERTSSSSRIASPGSLYEVLGIENGASFGEIKSAYRKLARVLHPDVAAEDQKENRAYEFMKIQEAYETLSDPEKRSEYDRSLFREARPMSSSPYMKSASVATVASYAAASGFFRSPRRGWETDQCW